The Chelonoidis abingdonii isolate Lonesome George chromosome 23, CheloAbing_2.0, whole genome shotgun sequence genomic sequence atttatggggccttACACAGTATTCtgaaactggtgcccctatgcctgacGGCAGCCTGGGCTTGCAGCCCAGGGGAGGGACCAAGCAGCTAAAGATACCATGGCGGCCTCAtggtggcagagagtcacagttccttGCAAAGACCCCTGTATCCTCTCCCTCAATGGCACCACGGCACCAGTGCATTCTGCTCTGCGAATATGGCCCCTGCCTAAGGACACTGCAGCATGTGCTGGGTTTGTGGGAGCTGACTCTTTCTTACCTGCTGTTATGGGCAGAGGGTGaagctgctgcttggggaggctagctccccagcccacctcttctgcctgtgactctgcccaggccccaccttctccccctgtctccctcctctgttccctccccctccctgctcacccccttccagccaaatctctgaacccaaatgaagcaaatgacatttgaaaacaacactcttctgcaatttctttctgaagaaaatggcacgttttccactgcatgccaggtggtgaagactggacatgcagagggtacctaattaaaagcatgaaatttgggaataaaaaatgtcagtcacaggttttttgatctgccctgaagtttgtcagagatttatttgcaaaaactttacactaagggcaagtcagctgtcctgaatacaacattaaatattatggaatacatgatacAGCTCTTCTGTTTTAACATTTtgttaatcagtatttctaagctgattttatattttaaatgtattctttaGCCTTCATAAAAtcatcattccagattactacatacaGCTCTACCTAGAtctaacgctgtcctcgggagccaaaaaatcttaccgcgttataggtgaaaccgcgttatattaaacttgctttgatctgctggagcacaaagcccctcctgctccccaccccaccctcggGAGCGCTGCTTtgccacgttatatccaaatttttgttatatcggggtagaggtgtatttatctcactgaaacaaagacattttaaagtaatcagttacagaggtttagtgtgttcataacaatgttcattgcttttagaaaaaaggAGCACTAATTTACTTTCTGTGATCGCTGTAACAATAGAcacgtttatgaaatttcaccaactttaaaaaatgtttccaaagattttaggcacaataaaggattttatatcttactaaggtactgattttgctggatgGTTCTCTTCTATTTGTTGAACTAGTTTTaaataaggaaagaaattaatttgtccagctatctggaaggaaaggggtgttgtccctttaagggctctctttaACAGgagtgaagggagaaagggatggccaggaagactttggaagcaacTTTTTGTACTATAgtcatgaaaattaaaatgtattttagatcAGGGgcgtcttttgaaggatttatttaaaaaactacgTCTGGAGACCCAAGTACTTAaagctaaagatgaatactcagattgtgtatctaaaactctatgcaaggattttttagagatgtgattttataatcttcagcaacacactgatgaaatatttttaaagcaaattttaaactcaGGGTCCTGTAGACTGACCTGTTCtgagtaaaaggcgaaagatttatacgatctgaagagaaaccagagtaAATTACAGTGACGGCACAACTGGTtgtgtcagtaaattcagaaactgcgGGGTTGACAAATGCCTGtgaaatggcttcattaccccttgaatggctcttcAACAGGGTTGCTGTTGTGCTAATAGGCCTGGCAGGCTGAAGGCTTTTTCCGCCTAAGGGCCTGgctgcacttgcagctgtacagcgctgcgaCATGCAACTGAGCAGGGAAAGCGCTgaagtctgtccacactgacagctgacagcacACTGGCGTcgccacatttgcagcagcattgggagcggtgcattatgggcagctatctcagcattcaagtggctgcaacgtgcttttcaaattgGGGGGAGTGTGATGGAGCGTGGGGGGAGCGAGAAGTGGGTTTTGGAGTGCTGAGAGTGTCAGCACGCtgccttgtaagttcagacccccctccctcccctacccTCTCTCACTcagtgaaagcaaacagcagctgtttctttttttctcatagaCCACCCCAACCCCTCGCAGCCTCTCgtcaagcaaacattagctgtaGGTACTCCAAATGgggcccccctgcctgcctctcactCATTCAAAGCAAACAGGAGCACCTCCTCCGGAGTGCACAACAAAACAAGAGAGGATGCTTCAGTTAAAAGAATTATGGGGCGTTTCCGGAGctccctgtttacactggagctCCCCGTTTActcagggagatggagtaccagcagtgctgtatgtgccttgccagtgtggacgaggAGTGAGGTACAGCACTCTGGGaggctttattgcgctgtaactggcaagtgtagccaaggcctaagtcacTAGATCCCCTCCGGAGGAAGActccccaagcagcagcagccagctgttgGAACCTGCAGGAatggtcagaacagggatagaaAGAGGCAGGAGGGTGGACACTTAAGACCCAGGGGTGTCCCAAATTTTCGGGTGCCCTACTCAGTTGtatatgcctaaggacggccctatCTGGCTGCCAAGTCTGGGAACTCTGAGCTTGAGAGAGGCTGGATGGTTGAGTGCTTATGGAcattagcctgggacttgggggaCTCtagtttaattccctgctctgccacagccttcctgtgtgaccttgggcaagttgcttatattatgtgcctcagtttccccactgatcAATGgaaataatagcactgccctgcttcaggggtgtgtgaggataaatacatcaagGATTGTGAGATTCTCAGCTGCTACAGTGAGGAGAACCAGATAAGAACCGTAGGTAGATAAATATCTGGCTAATTGTACCAGGACTATCCCATATTAAGGAGTCTCTGGTTGGGGCAGGAGCTTAATATGAAAAATCTTGAAAGTTACAGCACCAAGTGTGGGTGGATCTGTGCAGATAATGGGTGAGGAGTGAGACTCTAGGCTTCGTGTGGGGCCTGTGAGCAGGGAGAACCTGGGTCTGTCCCTAACTGAGTGGATTTTCCTCTACCCCGGTGCAGGTGATTGAAGAGTTCTACAACGAGACGTGGCTAACTCGCTATGCGGAGCCGATCACCGCTGGCACCCTCACCACCCTGTGGTCCCTCTCCGTTGCCATATTCTCCGTTGGGGGAATGGTTGGCTCTTTCTCCGTTGGGCTGTTTGTCAATCGCTTTGGCCGGTAAGTACCGTGCATGCTGGAACTGTTCTTTCCATCCTGGGGCTGGTGGGTGCCCTTCACCTTAGTATCTGGGTACATCTCAATCAGCTCCCCAAGTGGTAGGCCGATACCGTTatcccccacaccctgcctccCATACCATTGTCCTCTAGCCTCCCAAGCACGCACACCCGTCACCTCCATAAAAGGCAGCCTCTTAAATCCTCTTCCTTGTCTGTTAATTTCATCACATCGGAATCCTCTTgaaatccctccactggctcctcatCGGATCTAAGCTTCTTGTCACTGCATAACTCTGCCCCTGCCACCTCATCCTCCTTCCCTGCACTCCACCAGCATTCCCAGGCTTGCTCACCTCTGTCAGCTCCCCCCCAGGCGCCTCTGCCTTTTCCATCATCCCCACCATGCATGGGCCAACTCCATGAGCTCATCCACAAGgcccctgctctgctgtgtgtcAGTCCCTCCTCAGCTGTGCTGCCTACCTTGAACTGAGATGATTTGTGTATCAGCGGCCTGTGGCTGTTCCGTTTCCTCTATCTCCAGAGCAAGGGCCATCCTTCTCGATGTCTGGAAAATGCCCGGCAAACAGTGGGCACTACAGAGCGGCTCCTGAGGGACAGCAGAGTTCATTGACTTATCCACAGCCTCAGAGAGGCAGGAACAGAGCACAGAGCTCTCGAGTCCTAAGACATGGCTTTGCCCATAAAACCACCAAGCTGCACTCGGGTAGCTCGACCCCACTCACCCTTCTGAGAAGATGGGACCCTGGAGCCGGGGCTGCTTAGTGCAGAATTCCCTCCACACAGGCCAAATGTGTGTAATCTCCATGTCGCATAGAGGTTTTTCTATTGGCTTCTCCAGCTCTGCGTGCACACTCCTGTCAAACAAAGCTGCGTTGAGAAAGTAgatacttctcataacacaagaactaggggtcaccaaatgaaattaataggcagaaggtttaaaacaaataaaaggaactatttcttcacacaacacacagtcaacctgtggaactccttgccagaggatggtatgatggccaagaccataacagggttcaaaaaagaactagataaattcatagctcttagccaggctgggcagggatggtgtccctagcctctgtttgccagaagctgggaatgaacaacaggggatggatcactggatcattccctgttctgttcattccctctggagcacctggcactggccactgtcagaagacaggatactgggctagatggacccttggtctgaccaagtagggccattcttatgttcttactgtgCTTGGGTCCTAAGGTTGCCGCTTGCTGTCAAAGGAGAACTTCATCTCTCCCTTCATGACCAGACCCAGTGTCTCCATTCATCACAGCTACTTGGAGCATTTTGCTCATACTTTGTGTGAAGGCTCATGAACTTAAGCTGGTGTTAGGCCTTGTTTGGTGTGTGGCTCTGGcctcagatagggtgaccaggtgtctggtttttgcaCTGAACATCAAGTTGAAAAGcgatcctggtggctccagtcagcaccgctggcTGGGccagtgactgtccagttggtgGCACTGAACAGCGGGGCTGGtgggctccctgctagcctccacgtggctcccggaagcagtggcatgtcccctctccatctcctacacataggggcagccagggggctccacccAAGCgccgcccctgcaactcccatttgcCAGGAActgcggctaatgggagctgcaggggcagcgcctgtggatagggcagcatgcggagccacctggctgtgcctcagcATACAAGCCAGAggcaggacatgctgctgctgcttctgggagctgcttgagataagcccacccggagcctgcactccctcccacttccactcctgccccagtcctgaccccccccccaccctctgaacccctcagtcccagcccagagtaccctcctgcaccccaaactcctcatcccctgccccagctctgccctccgaacccctcaatcccagcccagagtaccctcctgcactccaaacccctcattcccatccCCACCCTAGAGTttgcacccccagtcagagcccttgcacccctgtcccagcctagagccccctcccgcaccctgaacccctcatttttggccccaccctATAACTACAGGCCCAGCCCACAGCCTATAcacttctcccacatcccaaccccccacctcagcatggagccccctcccatacttggaaccccttggctccacccctcagcccagatccccctcctgcactccaaacctctcatccccgaccccaccccagagctctcaccccctctcatatcccaacccactgcctcagcttggggccccctcccacactctgaactcatttctggccccaccccagaacccaccccagctggagccctcaccccctctcatatcccaacccactgcctcagcttggggccccctcccacactctgaactcatttctggccccaccccagagccctcctgcaccccagcaccctgagccagcccagtgagcgagggtggggagTGCAAGCACCAACGGGGAGCGGAGCCCTCAGAAGAGGTGGGCcatgggcggggcctcaggggaggggcagggcaagggtgatcAGTTTTGTAgagtaggaagttggcaaccctagcctcAGATCATTGCAACAAAGTATTTGAAAACCAAGTAGAATTTCACCCATCCTTACTTTgtttataaattttttttttatttcatgcaGCTTGGACACTGGAAACGGCTTCGTGTGTTTCATTTTCGACTTCTTCATTCCACTTGGTTTCTTGTTCACATGTTCTGCACCTGTTGCCTGGGTCACGATTAGGCTTTGGAAACCTTCCTCTCTTCTTTCTACCAAGAACTAAACTTTGGGCGTATGTGATTATCCCAGTGCCCCTTGGATGCAGCACTGGTacagctgccctgctgctggccctgacCTCCCTGTCTTTGCCTCCCCAGACGGAACTCCATGCTGATGTCAAACAGTCTCGCCTTCCTGGCAGCCATCCTGATGGGCTTCTCCAAGGTGGCTTATTCCTTCGAGATGCTGATCCTGGGCCGCTTCATCGTCGGGTTGTATTCTGGCCTCACCACTGGTTTCGTGCCCATGTATGTGGGTGAGGTGTCCCCAACGGCGCTGAGAGGGGCTCTTGGAACGTTCCACCAGCTCGGCATAGTCGTGGGCATCCTCATTGCACAGGTGAGTTGTTCTCCAAGGCACCTGCTGCTGCACTGGTATGCTAACAAATGGTCCATTTCTCAAGAATTCATCTGGTTTCCTGCCTGTTTTTAATGTTGCATTGACCAGTCAGTGAGCTTTTTATGAATACTGATTGGAGCTGTTTGAGGTGCTTTGAGTGACAAAGGGTGATCTAGGGCCAGGGCTCTCGATTGGGATTCAGGAGCTCTGTTTTGCTCTGTGAGTTGGGAAAGTCTtgtaatctctctgtgcttgttCCTCACCTGTAGAATGGTTATAATGACTGTCCCTGTGACTCAACTGTACGCTTACTGGGGGGTGTCTGTGCAGCATCTAatacaatggggccctgttcttGAGGTGCTCCTGTATAATGGGCAGATCTAGGCTTGGTGCTCATGTCATCTCCTTGTGGTGTGGTATCCATGGGGACTGAAGATGCTCAATTATCCTGTGTGGTCTGGCTCCTCTAGAGAGACTGGGGTCTGGTGCTGCCTGGTGTGCTGGCTTCGCCTGTGATGTTCTCTAGTGGCTGCACACAGAGAGGGCAAGAGATCGAGGCCTAGGGCTGTGGTGCTGGGGCTGTAGTTCCCAGGTTCTCATGCTGGCCCTGCAGTCACAGACCTGCCGTATCCTGTATCTGTCTACTGTTCCTGCATTCATGGCATCGCTCAGGCgggaggagcaggagctggtGGGGCGGTATTGTCTCTAACGCAGTGTGGCTTTCTCTTCCTGCTGGCCTACCTAATGAGCTTTGaatctgctgctgcctccagacCTAGGCCTACTCCTTTCGCTCAGGCAAGAGGCGCACAGTTCAGTCCCTGTCGCTGACCCCACTAGGGCCCATCGGTTGTTGGGTTtaatgtgcaggtgctgggtggccTGTGATACGCTGGACTAGAGAATCTGGCCTTATGCCCTGACTGTTACCGTCGCGACTGGAGGAAGGGCTAAACTCACTGTCTCTCCACAGGTGTTTGGGATGGACTTGATCATGGGGAATGAGTCACTCTGGCCGCTCCTGCTGGGATTCACCTTTatcccttccttgctgcaatgtaTCATTCTGCCCTTCGCCCCCGAGAGCCCCCGGTTCCTCCTTATCAATCGCAACGAGGAGAACAAAGCGAAGAGTGGTGAGTTGGCCGCCCCCGCCCGGGGAAAGGCCCTGCGGGGCCTGCGCCCTTCAGCGCTCCTCacctctccacctccttcccctcagtCCTGAAGAAGCTCAGAGGGACGACGGACGTCAGCAGCGACCTGCAGGAGATGAAGGAAGAGAGCCGGCAGATGATGAGGGAGAAGAAGGTCACGATACTGGAGCTCTTCCGCTCCCCTTTGTATCAACAGCCAATCCTCATTGCCATTGTGCTGCAACTGTCTCAGCAGCTCTCGGGGATCAATGCGGTGAGTGCAGCGCTGCAGAGTACCAGCCGCGGGTGGCTCTCACAGGGCTGTACCAGGAGAGGAGGGCAGTGAGCTCTTCACCCCCGGTGCCACATCCAGGGTCACGCTCAGAATGGAACCCTTGGCCACAATGCCTCCTGTTGGTGCAGCTTTGGAGGGCTGTGCTGAACACCACAACCAAGCCCTGTGGTGTTCTGTGTACACCCCCTCCCATGAATGGCATTGGTCAGGCGGTTTGGAGTAATACTCTGCCTGTAGATGCTCAGAGATGCCTCAGGCTGGGATCGGCAAAGCTTGTTCATGGCATGTTGCTTTGTGTTGTAGGTCTTCTACTATTCTACCAGTATCTTTGAAAAGTCGGGCGTGGAGCAGCCCGTCTACGCCACCATAGGCTCCGGGGTGGTGAACACAGCTTTCACGGTTGTCTCGGTGAGTGTCTGCTGAATAGTTTTCCTTCCTTCTGCCTGTCCGTAAGtccttgcaggattgaggccagtGCTAGTGTGTTTATATGGCTGTGAGCAAGGCCCCATTAGATAAACACATACCGAAATGTGGTGATCCTTCACACTGCTCTAGCGCtcctccattgatttcagagcaCTTTGCCAAACATGCTGAGGAACGtcccccatttcacagctggagaaactgaggcacggtgtaGTTAATGGCAGCTTCGTTAGAGGTGTCAAGCCCTGCAGGTCCCACTGGCATTAGTGCCTCTGAAAACAGGGCCacaagtgacttacccaaggccatGAAATGAAACAGCAGCAGCGTTGGGATTAGAACATTGGCCTCTGGCTCTCAGCTTAATGTCTTAGATCAGAAGTTCTccaacttcattgcactgtggcTCCCTTCTAACAAATTACTCCATGACCAAAGCCTGAGCCGGCCTGAGCCCCAGCCATTTGGGCGGGGGGGGCACAGTGGCGGCGAAGCTGAAGCCCAAACTCCACTGCCCCAGGTGCTGGGTCTTGGGCTCCAACCacgggcctcagcaagtctaatgcctgGCCTGGCGACCCATTCAAACGGGGTCCCGACCCACAATTTGGGAACCGCTGCCTTAGACACTGCTTGGCTAAAGAGTGACTTAGAGCAATAAAAAGCAAATGTCCTTAGTGCTCGACTCTGATCCAGCcaatctcctctcctccctccccagagcaggtGCCCTCCCTCCTATCTCCACTGACTCCTGCTGAAGCACGGCTACTCCCCCTCCAACAGACCAGCTGCTTCCTGCTACCCTGGGCTCCATCACATTCTAGGCCCCCTGGCATTGCCATGGCATGGCCAATTTTTACCTAGACCACATTAAGTTGCTTGAGTGCCTTTTATAGAGTGACTGACTTTGCCCCTTGTTGGACTCACAAGGTGGGGCTGCAGTCTGGTTAGAAAGCATGAGtgtgttccccagggaggggTATTGGTGGGGCAGGACGTGGGTCTGTCCCCTGGCAGTAGATGTGCTGAACAGTGCTTGGCTTCCTGTGTCTGACAGCTCTTCGTGGTGGAGCGAGCCGGGCGCAGGACTCTGCACCTCATTGGTCTGGCTGGGATGGCTGGCTGCGCAGTGCTCATGACCATCGCCCTGGTGTTGCTGGTGAGTGAGTGCTCCGAGTTCAGAGTAATTGATTCTGGGGTTGGGTGCCACCTGGAGACACGCACTGAGTAACACAaggaaaggagggggtgggacaCTGAGCACTCCTCAGCCCCCGGGGGTGGTTACTCTGTGAGGGCTGGTGGAAAGGGAGACCTTGCAGGGATGATATCACATTGTTGGCCAATCAGCCCTGCCTGAATTCCTGATGTCATTTCaagaaacccttcctccctgGGGTCGTAGTTCTGGAGAATGCTGGTCCCTGGGATGGCAGTGCTCATTGCTTAAGAGGCACGGGTCCCACAAGACACCTGCCTCCAGGCTTGCCCAGCACCAGAGTTAATCACCAGCCCACTGGAAGTGCCTTGAGGTGATTTGTCAATGGAATAGAGCAGGAGTGGCGGAAGCTTCCTAAAAGTGGTGGGGCCATGGCCACCTGCCCCTCACATCTGTTCTGGTGCCCCTGGAATACGGTTGTACCAGAGATGCAGGGTCCACGTACGTTTGAAGCAAATAAtgctcttttctctttccctgtgcTAGGACCAAATGGCCTGGATGTCCTACATCAGCATCATTGCCATCTTTGGGTTTGTGGCTTTCTTTGAGATTGGCCCAGGCCCCATCCCTTGGTTTATCGTGGCAGAATTGTTCAGCCAAGGCCCTCGCCCTGCCGCCTTCGCCATTGCAGGCTTGTCCAATTGGACCTCCAACTTCATCGTGGGCATGGGCTTCCAGTATGTGGAGGTAattcccctgccctgcttctcctccagttCTGCGAGTGCTGTGAGCCACCCGCAGGATTTCCCTGCCCTGAttggggctgggactgggcaTCCACATCTGCACTGGGGCTTGGGCCCATCTCGCTCTGCAGCCAGATAGGCTGGCAAATGGTTAGAGAAGGAAGCTCTAATGGATTCAGACACCtgctggggcagtgcaggggtaAGCGAGTAAGACTGAGACTGATTAGCATCCAAGAGATCAAACTTAGCCTGGTGTCAGTGGGTTCTGCCCCCCAGGAGCTCCAGAGGGTGTCCAGCTGTTACAGCCTGGCTGAGTTTGGTTCCCTGGCTTTCTGTAAAGCAGCAGCACATTGGATGAGGATGACGCTAGCGAAGTAGGATTGTCTCATCCATTGATCTCTTGCAAGCCCTGTGCAAAGGAAAGGCAGTAGCATTATCCCTGTTGTACAGACGGAGAAAGTACGGCCCAGGGAGGCTAAAGGACTTGTAGCTAGCACCCAGGTCTTCGGAGCCCCCAGCAATGCCCATCACAccaccctgctgcctcctcctatGTCAGCCAACCAGAAAGACCCACGTGTATTTTCCCCAGCGGGAGTCTGGCAAGGCTCTGCCTCTGCCCAGTGCCTCAAAGGTTCAGTGATGCCTCAGCCGTGGTGCTGGCTCCATGCCCGGAGCTGAGTTTCACTCGCAGTGAATGGTACAAAGACACAGGCCACGTCACCTTGTGAGGATCCGCCCTGCTGAAAGGGCACACCCAACCCAAACAACTCAGCATTGCTCAGGCAGGAAAATCTCCTGCTTTCCACACAAATGGGTTCGACCAGgttccccagctgctcagggccctgtgAGAGCAGGAGGCTTCGGTCTGAATGAGGCTACTCGGGCGGAGGACATGCAGGTTTGCAGCTCCTCTTCATGAGGAAGCGACTGAGACTGAGCTGAGGCTGCTGCTGGTGCCTTTCTAACCCCAGGATCAGCTCTGTACATGGCCCTCTAGGTACAAAACTGCCTAGCTCCATCatacaggcagagctggggcaggtcCGTTTGTTGCACTGCATTGGGAGGGACGGGTTGTAAAGTTCGCCTGGGGTTGGGTTCAGGAGTGTTCTGCACTCTCTGGTTAGAAATAGTTACTAGATAAGGAGACAGTGGGTGCTGCTCAAGACTTTGTAACTTAGTGCCTGGCAAGCTTTGTGGTGCCTCTGAGCACCCCACACCAGGCAAGCCCTGTGCCAATGCCCATCGGCACCTCACCGTTTCCCTGGCTGTTCCTTTTCAGCAACTCTGCGGCCCATACGTCTTCATCATCTTCACGGTGCTGCTGATCCTCTTCTTCATCTTCACCTATTTCAAGGTGCCCGAGACGAGGGGCCGGACCTTTGACGAGATCGCCTCTGGGTTCCGCCAGGGCGGTGCCAGCCAGAGCGACAAGACGCCcgatgagttccacagcttaggAGCAGACTCCCAGGTCTAACAAGCCAGCAGCTCGTCcctctgctccaaccactgaaCTTCTCTCCTGAGTGTTTTAATGCTTGTACAGAAACCAGGCAGGAGGGATTTGACGGGTGGGGCGGTCAGGTGCATTTGTTCCGTCTCCAGAGTCCCCACCTGGTTGGCCAGCAATATACTGACACACATTTGCTAGGAACAATTGTAGCTGGTTTCACGTCCAGGATTTCAAAGATGATAGGTTCAGAAACAACAACTAATGTTTTAAACCAACCAACCACCTCCAGTTTTGTAAGCAGGAGGGAACTCCCTTATTAACAAAGCAACAAGTTTTTTAACGAGAAGTTTTTAAAAGGTCAATACTTTCAAGGGTTTTCATCACTGAAAAAAGCCTGTTGTTTTATTacgtattttaaaaagcaaatttttaATGTCTCAAACTGTCTAAAATTTCAA encodes the following:
- the SLC2A1 gene encoding solute carrier family 2, facilitated glucose transporter member 1 isoform X2, which encodes MTARLMLAVGGAVLGSLQFGYNTGVINAPQKVIEEFYNETWLTRYAEPITAGTLTTLWSLSVAIFSVGGMVGSFSVGLFVNRFGRRNSMLMSNSLAFLAAILMGFSKVAYSFEMLILGRFIVGLYSGLTTGFVPMYVGEVSPTALRGALGTFHQLGIVVGILIAQVFGMDLIMGNESLWPLLLGFTFIPSLLQCIILPFAPESPRFLLINRNEENKAKSVLKKLRGTTDVSSDLQEMKEESRQMMREKKVTILELFRSPLYQQPILIAIVLQLSQQLSGINAVFYYSTSIFEKSGVEQPVYATIGSGVVNTAFTVVSLFVVERAGRRTLHLIGLAGMAGCAVLMTIALVLLDQMAWMSYISIIAIFGFVAFFEIGPGPIPWFIVAELFSQGPRPAAFAIAGLSNWTSNFIVGMGFQYVEQLCGPYVFIIFTVLLILFFIFTYFKVPETRGRTFDEIASGFRQGGASQSDKTPDEFHSLGADSQV
- the SLC2A1 gene encoding solute carrier family 2, facilitated glucose transporter member 1 isoform X1 — translated: MSCGGARVCTARCESGWRRLRRQRGRLVSALCRYLRREQTMESGSKMTARLMLAVGGAVLGSLQFGYNTGVINAPQKVIEEFYNETWLTRYAEPITAGTLTTLWSLSVAIFSVGGMVGSFSVGLFVNRFGRRNSMLMSNSLAFLAAILMGFSKVAYSFEMLILGRFIVGLYSGLTTGFVPMYVGEVSPTALRGALGTFHQLGIVVGILIAQVFGMDLIMGNESLWPLLLGFTFIPSLLQCIILPFAPESPRFLLINRNEENKAKSVLKKLRGTTDVSSDLQEMKEESRQMMREKKVTILELFRSPLYQQPILIAIVLQLSQQLSGINAVFYYSTSIFEKSGVEQPVYATIGSGVVNTAFTVVSLFVVERAGRRTLHLIGLAGMAGCAVLMTIALVLLDQMAWMSYISIIAIFGFVAFFEIGPGPIPWFIVAELFSQGPRPAAFAIAGLSNWTSNFIVGMGFQYVEQLCGPYVFIIFTVLLILFFIFTYFKVPETRGRTFDEIASGFRQGGASQSDKTPDEFHSLGADSQV